The DNA region TCGAGTCCCGTTTCCCGCTCCATTCCACCAGTCGCGCGCCGCTCGCCTCCTCCAGTCAGATAGAGATAGGCCCACGTAGCTCAGTCGGTAGAGCACTTCCTTGGTAAGGAAGAGGTCACCGGTTCAAGTCCGGTCGTGGGCTCCATATTTCAAGGTAGGTACGCCGTAGCCGGAAGGTTTCCGGTCGGCTCATTCTTCGCGAGGCGCTGCCGGGTCCGATGCGGACGGCAGCTTTAACAGAGAAAGGAATTTGAGCTCCAGGGGGTATCTCATGGGCAAAGCCAAGTACGAACGCAGTAAGCCGCACGTCAACGTGGGCACAGTCGGCCACATCGACCACGGCAAGACCACCCTCACGGCGGCCATTACCAAGATCCTCTCCATGAAGGCCGGTGGCAGCTACATCGCCTTCGACGAGATCGACAAGGCCCCCGAGGAGAAGGAGCGCGGCATCACCATCGCCACCGCTCACGTGGAGTATGAGACCGACAAGCGCCACTACGCACACGTGGACTGCCCCGGCCACGCCGACTACATCAAGAACATGATCACCGGTGCGGCGCAGATGGACGGCGCCATCCTGGTGGTCGCCGCCACCGACGGCCCCATGCCGCAGACTCGTGAGCACATCCTGCTCGCCCGTCAGGTCGGCGTGCCGTCCCTGGTTGTCTTCCTGAACAAGGTGGACCTGGTGGACGACCCCGAGCTTCTGGAGCTGGTCGAGCTCGAAGTCCGCGAGCTGCTCACCAGCTACGAGTACCCGGGCGACGACATTCCGGTGGTCCTGGGCAGCGCGCTCAAGGCTCTTGAGTGCGACACCCCGGACGACGAGGCAGCCAAGCCGATCTTCGAGCTGATGGAAGCTCTGGACAGCTACATTCCCGAGCCCGAGCGCGACATCGACAAGCCGTTCCTGATGCCCATCGAGGACGTGTTCTCCATCTCCGGCCGCGGCACCGTGGTGACCGGTCGTGTTGACCGCGGCGTCATCAAGGTGGGCGAGGAGATCGAGATCGTCGGCATGAAGGACACCGTGAAGACGACCTGCACGGGCGTCGAGATGTTCCGCAAGATCCTGGATCAGGGTCAGGCCGGCGACAACGTGGGTGTTCTGCTGCGCGGCATCAAGCGCGAGGATGTGGAGCGCGGCCAGGTTCTGGCGCGTCCGGGCACCATCACCCCGCACCGCAAGTTCAAGGCCGAGGTGTACGTGCTCTCCAAGGAAGAGGGCGGCCGTCACACGCCGTTCTTCTCTGGCTACCGTCCGCAGTTCTACTTCCGTACCACGGACGTGACCGGCGTGATCACCCTGGAAGAGGGTGTGGAGATGGTCATGCCCGGCGACAACGCGACCTTCAACGTCGAGCTCATCGTCCCCATCGCCATGGAGAAGGGTCTGCGCTTCGCGATTCGCGAAGGCGGCCGCACCGTCGGCGCCGGCGTTGTCTCGGAGATCACGGAGTAAGACATGCGCGTTAATATTCAGCTTGCGTGCACTGAGTGCAAACGGCGTAACTACGCCACGACGAAGAACAAGAAGAACACGACTGGTCGTCTCGAAGTGATGAAGTACTGCCCGTGGGACAAGAAGCACACCACGCACCGCGAGACCAAGTAACAACGTGATCTTCTCTGCAGGGCAGTAGCTCTAACGGCTAGAGCGCCGGTCTCCAAAACCGGATGTTGGGGGTTCGAATCCCTCCTGCCCTGCCATACATTTTCCATAGGGCGACGAATGGCCAATAAGAACGCAAAAAACGGCTCGAAGAACGAGCAGGGCGGCAAAGCCTCCCGCGCAAAGGCGTCGGGCCGTTCAGGAAAGGATCAGGGCCGTCAGGCCAAGGGCCAGGCGAATGCCGAGCCCAAAGGGCTTGCCGGCAAGGTGAATCAGCTCAAGGAGTTCTTCGAGCAATCGAAGGTCGAGCTGAAGAAGGTCACCTGGCCGAGCCGCAAGGAGACTGTGTCCACGAGCATCGCCGTGGTCGTCCTCGTGCTGGTCATGTCCATCTTCCTGTGGGGAGTGGACCTGGTGCTCTCCAGAGTTGTTCAGCTCATCCTTTCCTCCTAGGACGTTCGCCGGACAGCCGTACGCCCAAAGGCGATAGAATACATGGCAGACGCACCTGAGAATAACGGCCAGGCCGAACAGCCCATACCGGGCGTTGACGGCGCTGCCGGGCCCAAGGCGCGGTGGTACATCGTCCACACCTACTCGGGATACGAGCAGCGTGTGGAGCAGACCATCAAAGAGATGATGCGCACCGGTCAGGACAACGGTGACATCAAGGAGGTGGTCGTTCCAACCGAGAAGGTCATCGAGCTCGTCAAGGGCGCGAAGAAGACCTCCATGCGCAAGTTCTACCCGGGCTACATCATGGTGCGGATGATCATGAACGACGCTTCATGGCACCTGGTGCAATCCATTCCGCGGGTAACGGGCTTTGTGGGCGGCAAAAACCGTCCCACGCCCATGCGCGACTCGGAAGCCGAACGCATCCTTGCGATGATGGTCAGCAGGCAGGAGCAGCCCCGGCCGAAGTTCCACTTCGAGCGGGGAGACGAAGTCCGCGTAATTGATGGGCCTTTTGGTGGGTTCAACGGCGTGGTCGAAGACGTGAACTACGACAAGGGCAAGCTCCGGGTGGAAGTCTCCATCTTCGGACGCCAGACCCCGGTCGAGCTCGACTTCGTTCAGGTCACCAAGGGCTAGAAGAACCGCTGCCGCCCGACCACGGACGGCGCGAGACGAATAAGATCAAAGAGGATAGATTCCCATGGCCAAGAAAGTGATCGCCAAGATCAAGCTGCAGATTCCTGCCGGCGCGGCCAATCCGTCGCCGCCCGTAGGTCCGGCGCTGGGTCAGCACGGCTTGAACATCATGGAGTTCTGCAAGGCGTTCAACGCCAAGACGCAGGACCAGAAGGGTATGGTCATCCCGGTGGAGATCACGGTCTTTGCCGACCGCTCGTTCACCTTCATCACCAAGACTCCGCCCGCGGCTGTGCTTTTGAAGAAGGCGGCGAAAGTGGACAAGGGCTCTGGCGAGCCCCACAAGGAAAAGGTCGGCTCCGTGACCTTGGCTCAGGTGAAAGAGATCGCCGAGCTGAAGACGCCCGACCTGACCGCCAAAGACACTGAGGCAGCCATGCGCTCCATTCTCGGCACTGCGCGCAGCATGGGTATTGAAGTCAAAGGGTAATACGAGAGGCGACTAGCGATGGCGAAGGGAAAGAAATTCAAAAAGGCAGTCGATGGCATCGACACCACCGTCCGGCACGAGATCTTCGAGGCCATGAAGCTTGCGGTGCAGTCTGCGTATGCCAACTTCGACGAAAGTGTTGATGTTGCGATCAATCTGGGCGTTGATCCCAAGTACTCCGACCAGATGGTCC from Oceanidesulfovibrio marinus includes:
- the secE gene encoding preprotein translocase subunit SecE → MANKNAKNGSKNEQGGKASRAKASGRSGKDQGRQAKGQANAEPKGLAGKVNQLKEFFEQSKVELKKVTWPSRKETVSTSIAVVVLVLVMSIFLWGVDLVLSRVVQLILSS
- the rplK gene encoding 50S ribosomal protein L11 → MAKKVIAKIKLQIPAGAANPSPPVGPALGQHGLNIMEFCKAFNAKTQDQKGMVIPVEITVFADRSFTFITKTPPAAVLLKKAAKVDKGSGEPHKEKVGSVTLAQVKEIAELKTPDLTAKDTEAAMRSILGTARSMGIEVKG
- the rpmG gene encoding 50S ribosomal protein L33 produces the protein MRVNIQLACTECKRRNYATTKNKKNTTGRLEVMKYCPWDKKHTTHRETK
- the tuf gene encoding elongation factor Tu, yielding MGKAKYERSKPHVNVGTVGHIDHGKTTLTAAITKILSMKAGGSYIAFDEIDKAPEEKERGITIATAHVEYETDKRHYAHVDCPGHADYIKNMITGAAQMDGAILVVAATDGPMPQTREHILLARQVGVPSLVVFLNKVDLVDDPELLELVELEVRELLTSYEYPGDDIPVVLGSALKALECDTPDDEAAKPIFELMEALDSYIPEPERDIDKPFLMPIEDVFSISGRGTVVTGRVDRGVIKVGEEIEIVGMKDTVKTTCTGVEMFRKILDQGQAGDNVGVLLRGIKREDVERGQVLARPGTITPHRKFKAEVYVLSKEEGGRHTPFFSGYRPQFYFRTTDVTGVITLEEGVEMVMPGDNATFNVELIVPIAMEKGLRFAIREGGRTVGAGVVSEITE
- the nusG gene encoding transcription termination/antitermination protein NusG, whose amino-acid sequence is MADAPENNGQAEQPIPGVDGAAGPKARWYIVHTYSGYEQRVEQTIKEMMRTGQDNGDIKEVVVPTEKVIELVKGAKKTSMRKFYPGYIMVRMIMNDASWHLVQSIPRVTGFVGGKNRPTPMRDSEAERILAMMVSRQEQPRPKFHFERGDEVRVIDGPFGGFNGVVEDVNYDKGKLRVEVSIFGRQTPVELDFVQVTKG